A single region of the Lotus japonicus ecotype B-129 chromosome 4, LjGifu_v1.2 genome encodes:
- the LOC130711304 gene encoding chromatin assembly factor 1 subunit FAS2 isoform X2 — protein sequence MKGGTVQISWHEGKPVLSIDFHPPSATLATAGADFDIKFWTIKPAGAQKKQIPSVSYVNNLSYHSSAVNVIRFSPSGELLASGADAGEMLIWKLHSTDTGPTWKVLKTLRSHMKDIMDLEWSPDGAYLISGSVDNCCIIWDVNKGTNLQTLDSHAHYVQGVAWDPLGKYVTSLSSDRTCRIYINKPHKSKGIEKANYVCQHLISKAEQPLLKNSKLTKYHLFHDETLPSFFRRLAWSPDGSFLLVPAGSYKINTASEAVNAAYIFSRKDLSRPAIQLPCANKPVVAVRFCPIFFKLRGTDSDGLFKLPYRIVFAVATLNSLYIFDTENTSPIAILAGLHYATITDITWSPDARYLALSSQDGFCSLVEFENDELGSPFSLSGKVSYKDSTSTLQTANNAVIIPSGKVVTVEAESRKMEAEEKTDDMVIEESADIGTVIAESSKTVTQNKVDDMIIESTGNVSTVIADSRKNEAEAKADDMVIEAAKNFERVAADSRKDDAKEKADDMVIETSGSTGTAVLDSVKTEAQEKAEKNVCSSGSVNFGEDKEEKQSDNPGGKQSEAVEKAEKLQSSSGKQLSNSKSTPVSNKPAKKRITPIAIDP from the exons ATGAAAGGTGGAACGGTTCAGATAAGCTGGCACGAGGGAAAACCCGTCTTGTCCATCGATTTCCACCCTCCCTCCGCCACTCTCGCCACCGCTGGCGCCGATTTCGACATCAAG TTCTGGACGATTAAACCAGCTGGAGCACAGAAGAAGCAGATACCTTCAGTTTCCTATGTCAACAACCTTTCTTACCATAGCTCCGCTGTCAATGTCATTCGCTTCTCTCCTTCCG GGGAACTGCTAGCTTCTGGTGCTGACG ctgGTGAGATGTTAATATGGAAGTTACATTCTACAGATACTGGTCCGACATGGAAGGTTCTTAAGACGTTACG ATCTCATATGAAGGACATTATGGACCTCGAGTGGTCTCCGGATGGCGCATATCTCATATCTGGATCAGTTGATAATTGTTGCATCATATGGGATGTTAACAAAG GAACTAACCTTCAGACATTGGATTCCCATGCACACTATGTTCAGGGGGTTGCTTGGGACCCTCTAGGGAAGTATGTTACTTCTCTTAGTTCTGACCGGACTTGCCGAATTTACATTAATAAGCCTCATAAATCAAAGGGCATTGAGAAAGCCAATTATGTTTGCCAGCATCTTATTTCCAAGGCAGAACAGCCATTGTTGAAGAATTCTAAG TTGACAAAATATCATCTCTTCCACGATGAGACATTaccatctttcttcagaagattAGCCTGGTCTCCTGATGGTTCATTTCTACTTGTGCCTGCAG GCTCTTACAAAATTAATACTGCCTCTGAAGCTGTCAATGCAGCTTACATATTTTCTAGAAAAGATCTTTCTCG GCCTGCCATACAACTTCCTTGTGCAAACAAACCTGTTGTAGCTGTCCGGTTCTGTCCCATATTTTTCAAACTTCGGGGAACAGACTCAG ATGGGTTATTTAAGCTTCCATATCGCATTGTATTTGCCGTGGCCACTTTGAATTCATTGTATATTTTTGACACTGAGAACACTTCTCCAATAGCTATATTAGCTGGTCTTCATTATGCTACAATAACAGATATTACCTG GTCACCGGATGCTCGTTATTTGGCATTGTCCTCGCAAGATGGTTTCTGCTCTTTGGTGGAATTTGAAAATGATGAGCTTGGATCACCTTTCTCTTTATCAG GAAAGGTCTCCTACAAGGATAGTACAAGCACCTTGCAGACAGCCAACAATGCTGTCATTATACCATCAGGGAAAGTTGTTACAGTTGAAGCAGAAAGCAGGAAAATGGAAGCAGAAGAGAAAACTGATGACATGGTCATTGAAGAATCTGCAGATATCGGTACAGTCATAGCAGAAAGCAGTAAAACTGTAACACAAAATAAGGTGGATGACATGATCATCGAGTCAACTGGGAATGTTAGCACGGTTATAGCAGATAGTAGGAAAAATGAAGCAGAAGCAAAAGCTGATGACATGGTCATTGAGGCAGCTAAGAATTTTGAAAGAGTTGCTGCAGATAGTAGGAAAGATGATGCCAAAGAGAAGGCTGATGACATGGTCATTGAGACAAGTGGGAGTACTGGAACTGCTGTATTAGACAGTGTAAAAACTGAAGCACAAGAAAAGGCAGAGAAGAATGTATGTAGTTCAGGTAGTGTAAATTTTGGAGAAGACAAGGAAGAGAAACAGTCAGATAATCCAGGTGGTAAACAATCTGAAGCAGTGGAGAAAGCAGAGAAACTGCAATCGAGTTCAGGGAAACAATTGTCCAATTCAAAGAGTACACCTGTATCAAATAAGCCAGCCAAGAAGCGTATTACTCCTATTGCAATCGATCCATGA
- the LOC130714275 gene encoding uncharacterized protein LOC130714275 — MSSIFSFRYINKIIHHCIQFLLMEVEHPLFSEKTVLLVEPCIAQNQSKTSNEVGVVTKSSISETSNDFCYHPESFKKLVEMGLPCNESVEEKLSWLRSQIIGHDAEFDSPFGRRKLLYADHTASGRSLHYNENFIINHLLPFYGNTHTCDSYVGSRTTKMLHEATEYIKKCLGGGEKDAIIFCGSGTTAAIKRLQEVLGIAVPSIMRERLLKSLTKEERWVVFVGPHEHHSNLLSWRQSLAEVIEIGLDDQGLLDMEALKLQLEAFKHSNRPLLGSFSACSNVTGIYSDTRAIARLLHQYKGFACFDFAASGPYVEIDMRSGQRDGYDAVFLSTHKFLGGPDSPGVLLMNKALYQLRSSPPSTCGGGTVTYVNSFNEKDTLYLENIEDRENGGTPPIIQTVRAALAFWVKEYIGYEEIEKREQHYINKALQRLVTNPNIKVLGNLKAKRQAILAFLIYSTTNECDGDSHELNLWQEMGNQRGKPLHGPFVAALLNDLFGIQARGGCACAGPYGHDLLNINKSQSLAIRSSVQEGYIGVKPGWTRVSFPYYMSEEDFEYILSCIEFLALYGQRFFPLYSFNLRNGSWRMKTEEFEALTKEGQHLLGTTLEKVNNDVQEGRGHIRNQSYFDAAKCVASSLPKFPPQGILQEDVDPNVLCFRV, encoded by the exons ATGTCATCTATTTTCTCCTTCCGTTACATAAACAAAATCATACATCACTGTATTCAATTCTTGTTGATGGAGGTGGAACATCCCTTATTCTCAGAGAAAACAGTGTTATTAGTTGAGCCATGCATAGCTCAAAACCAGAGCAAGACAAGCAATGAGGTTGGAGTTGTAACAAAATCAAGCATATCAGAGACATCTAATGACTTTTGTTACCACCCTGAATCCTTCAAGAAGCTAGTGGAAATGGGTCTGCCCTGTAATGAATCTGTGGAGGAAAAGCTTTCATGGTTGAGGTCCCAGATCATAGGTCATGAtgcagagtttgactctccatTTGGAAGAAGAAAACTTCTCTATGCTGATCACACTGCTTCTGGCCGTAGTCTTCACTACAATGAAAATTTCATCATCAaccatcttcttcctttctATG GCAACACTCACACTTGTGACAGTTATGTGGGAAGCAGAACAACAAAAATGCTACATGAAGCGACTGAGTACATTAAGAAATGCTTAGGTGGTGGAGAAAAGGATGCAATCATCTTCTGTGGTTCAGGCACAACTGCAGCCATCAAGAGGCTGCAAGAAGTGTTGGGAATAGCTGTGCCATCAATCATGAGGGAGAGGCTTTTGAAGAGCCTCACCAAAGAAGAGAGATGGGTGGTTTTTGTTGGACCCCATGAACACCACTCCAATCTCCTTTCGTGGCGGCAAAGCCTTGCCGAGGTGATAGAGATTGGTCTAGATGACCAAGGGTTGCTGGATATGGAAGCTCTGAAGTTGCAACTTGAAGCCTTTAAGCATTCGAATCGACCCCTCTTGGGATCTTTCTCTGCTTGCAGCAATGTCACTGGAATCTACTCAGATACAAGAGCTATTGCTAGGCTTCTTCACCAGTACAAAGGATTTGCATGCTTTGATTTTGCGGCAAG TGGTCCATATGTGGAGATTGACATGAGGTCAGGGCAGAGAGATGGCTATGATGCTGTGTTCCTGAGTACACATAAGTTTCTTGGTGGTCCTGACTCTCCTGGAGTGCTCCTCATGAACAAGGCCTTATATCAGTTAAGATCTTCACCACCATCCACGTGTGGCGGTGGAACTGTCACTTATGTCAACAGCTTCAATGAAAAG GATACACTATACTTGGAGAACATTGAGGATAGGGAAAATGGGGGCACGCCTCCAATAATCCAAACAGTGAGAGCAGCTTTGGCATTTTGGGTGAAAGAGTACATAGGCTATGAAGAGATTGAAAAAAGGGAACAACATTACATTAACAAGGCACTTCAGAGGCTTGTCACCAACCCCAACATTAAGGTTCTGGGAAACTTAAAAGCCAAGAGACAAGCTATATTGGCATTCCTCATCTACTCTACCACCAATGAGTGTGATGGAGATAGCCATGAACTTAATTTGTGGCAAGAAATGGGGAACCAAAGAGGCAAGCCACTTCATGGTCCTTTTGTTGCAGCACTACTCAATGACCTCTTTGGCATCCAAGCTAGAGGTGGTTGTGCTTGTGCTGGACCTTATGGCCATGATTTGCTCAACATCAACAAGTCTCAATCACTTGCTATAAGATCTTCAGTTCAAGAG GGCTATATTGGAGTAAAACCTGGATGGACCCGAGTTAGTTTTCCATATTATATGAGTGAAGAGGATTTTGAGTACATTTTGAGTTGCATAGAGTTTTTGGCTTTATATGGCCAAAGGTTCTTTCCTCTTTACAGCTTCAATTTGAGAAATGGTAGCTGGAGGATGAAGACAGAGGAATTTGAGGCATTAACCAAGGAGGGTCAACATTTGTTAGGAACAACTCTAGAGAAAGTGAACAATGATGTGCAAGAAGGAAGAGGGCATATAAGGAATCAATCTTACTTTGATGCAGCCAAATGTGTTGCTAGTAGCCTCCCCAAGTTCCCTCCTCAGGGAATACTCCAAGAAGATGTGGATCCCAATGTCCTCTGCTTCAGAGTTTGA
- the LOC130711304 gene encoding chromatin assembly factor 1 subunit FAS2 isoform X1 encodes MKGGTVQISWHEGKPVLSIDFHPPSATLATAGADFDIKFWTIKPAGAQKKQIPSVSYVNNLSYHSSAVNVIRFSPSGELLASGADAGEMLIWKLHSTDTGPTWKVLKTLRSHMKDIMDLEWSPDGAYLISGSVDNCCIIWDVNKGTNLQTLDSHAHYVQGVAWDPLGKYVTSLSSDRTCRIYINKPHKSKGIEKANYVCQHLISKAEQPLLKNSKLTKYHLFHDETLPSFFRRLAWSPDGSFLLVPAGSYKINTASEAVNAAYIFSRKDLSRPAIQLPCANKPVVAVRFCPIFFKLRGTDSDGLFKLPYRIVFAVATLNSLYIFDTENTSPIAILAGLHYATITDITWSPDARYLALSSQDGFCSLVEFENDELGSPFSLSEGKVSYKDSTSTLQTANNAVIIPSGKVVTVEAESRKMEAEEKTDDMVIEESADIGTVIAESSKTVTQNKVDDMIIESTGNVSTVIADSRKNEAEAKADDMVIEAAKNFERVAADSRKDDAKEKADDMVIETSGSTGTAVLDSVKTEAQEKAEKNVCSSGSVNFGEDKEEKQSDNPGGKQSEAVEKAEKLQSSSGKQLSNSKSTPVSNKPAKKRITPIAIDP; translated from the exons ATGAAAGGTGGAACGGTTCAGATAAGCTGGCACGAGGGAAAACCCGTCTTGTCCATCGATTTCCACCCTCCCTCCGCCACTCTCGCCACCGCTGGCGCCGATTTCGACATCAAG TTCTGGACGATTAAACCAGCTGGAGCACAGAAGAAGCAGATACCTTCAGTTTCCTATGTCAACAACCTTTCTTACCATAGCTCCGCTGTCAATGTCATTCGCTTCTCTCCTTCCG GGGAACTGCTAGCTTCTGGTGCTGACG ctgGTGAGATGTTAATATGGAAGTTACATTCTACAGATACTGGTCCGACATGGAAGGTTCTTAAGACGTTACG ATCTCATATGAAGGACATTATGGACCTCGAGTGGTCTCCGGATGGCGCATATCTCATATCTGGATCAGTTGATAATTGTTGCATCATATGGGATGTTAACAAAG GAACTAACCTTCAGACATTGGATTCCCATGCACACTATGTTCAGGGGGTTGCTTGGGACCCTCTAGGGAAGTATGTTACTTCTCTTAGTTCTGACCGGACTTGCCGAATTTACATTAATAAGCCTCATAAATCAAAGGGCATTGAGAAAGCCAATTATGTTTGCCAGCATCTTATTTCCAAGGCAGAACAGCCATTGTTGAAGAATTCTAAG TTGACAAAATATCATCTCTTCCACGATGAGACATTaccatctttcttcagaagattAGCCTGGTCTCCTGATGGTTCATTTCTACTTGTGCCTGCAG GCTCTTACAAAATTAATACTGCCTCTGAAGCTGTCAATGCAGCTTACATATTTTCTAGAAAAGATCTTTCTCG GCCTGCCATACAACTTCCTTGTGCAAACAAACCTGTTGTAGCTGTCCGGTTCTGTCCCATATTTTTCAAACTTCGGGGAACAGACTCAG ATGGGTTATTTAAGCTTCCATATCGCATTGTATTTGCCGTGGCCACTTTGAATTCATTGTATATTTTTGACACTGAGAACACTTCTCCAATAGCTATATTAGCTGGTCTTCATTATGCTACAATAACAGATATTACCTG GTCACCGGATGCTCGTTATTTGGCATTGTCCTCGCAAGATGGTTTCTGCTCTTTGGTGGAATTTGAAAATGATGAGCTTGGATCACCTTTCTCTTTATCAG AAGGAAAGGTCTCCTACAAGGATAGTACAAGCACCTTGCAGACAGCCAACAATGCTGTCATTATACCATCAGGGAAAGTTGTTACAGTTGAAGCAGAAAGCAGGAAAATGGAAGCAGAAGAGAAAACTGATGACATGGTCATTGAAGAATCTGCAGATATCGGTACAGTCATAGCAGAAAGCAGTAAAACTGTAACACAAAATAAGGTGGATGACATGATCATCGAGTCAACTGGGAATGTTAGCACGGTTATAGCAGATAGTAGGAAAAATGAAGCAGAAGCAAAAGCTGATGACATGGTCATTGAGGCAGCTAAGAATTTTGAAAGAGTTGCTGCAGATAGTAGGAAAGATGATGCCAAAGAGAAGGCTGATGACATGGTCATTGAGACAAGTGGGAGTACTGGAACTGCTGTATTAGACAGTGTAAAAACTGAAGCACAAGAAAAGGCAGAGAAGAATGTATGTAGTTCAGGTAGTGTAAATTTTGGAGAAGACAAGGAAGAGAAACAGTCAGATAATCCAGGTGGTAAACAATCTGAAGCAGTGGAGAAAGCAGAGAAACTGCAATCGAGTTCAGGGAAACAATTGTCCAATTCAAAGAGTACACCTGTATCAAATAAGCCAGCCAAGAAGCGTATTACTCCTATTGCAATCGATCCATGA